The region GGGATATTGCTCGATCTAATATACATTCGAATGGGAATTGAGGCAACGGCCATTGTGGGAAGTGCAAGTGATCTGCTTCCCGCAGAAGTGAAAACTTTCTTTGCTTTGCTTCTGGCAGTAATGATAGCCTATTCCTTCATACAGAAAAGAAAAAGTGACGAGTGCCAGGATTGCTCCTGAAAAGGAGGTAACTATAAAACATCTTAACCCAATTTCCAGAATGGGGTTTTGTATGGATAAAGGCAATAGCACGATCGAATCCAGATTGTCCGCCAACGGGAAAACGTTGCTGGAAAAACGCTATCTTTTAAGGGATGCAGAAGGGAAAGTCGCAGAAGAGCCCGGTGAGTTATTCGCCAGAGTTGCAAAGACTATTGCCAGAGTTGACAGCAGATACGGATACGATGTAGAAAAAACTGAAGATGATTTTTACCAGGTAATGGCAGACCTGGAATTTCTTCCCAATTCCCCCACCCTCATGAATGCGGGCACCGAGCTGGGGCAATTGAGTGCGTGTTTTGTTTTGCCTGTGGAAGATTCCCTGAAAAGTATTTTCAAATCCCTGCAGGATATGAGCCTCATCCACCAATCCGGCGGTGGCACAGGATTCTCCTTTTCAAACCTGCGCCCCAAAGGAGATATCGTGGGCTCCACAAATGGCGTAGCTTCAGGACCCCTTTCCTTTATGACCATCTTTGATAAGGCAACGGATGTGATCAAGCAGGGTGGCAGACGCAGGGGAGCCAATATGGGTGTGCTCAGGGTGGACCATCCGGATATCATTGAGTTTATCAGGGCCAAGGAAGATGAGGAACTGCTGCGCAATTTCAATCTCTCGGTGGGTGTTACAGATGAATTTATGGAGGCTGTCAGCCAGGACAGGGATTATGCACTCATAAATCCCCGAACCGGTAAAATTGAGAAGAGATTAAAAGCAAAGGATGTTTTTGATCGGATAGTGACCTGTGCCTGCCGGACAGGAGATCCCGGCCTGCTTTTTCTGGATGAGATAAACCGCAGGCATCCCCTGAGTACAATCGGCACTATCGAGAGTACAAATCCCTGCGGAGAGGTACCACTTTTACCCTATGAATCATGCAACCTGGGCTCGATCAACCTTGCGCAAATGGTAAAGGAGGGGGCTATCGACTGGGAGAAGTTGAAACAAACTGTCCATACAGGAGTGCATTTCCTGGATAATGTGATCGATGCCAACAAATACCCTCTCCCGCAGATCGGGCAGAGGACAAAACAAAACCGCAAGATCGGCCTGGGTGTTATGGGATTTGCCGCTATGCTGGCACGCCTGGGGATTCCTTACGATTGCCGGGAAGGAATCGCGACAGCGGAAAAAGTAATGAAGTTCACCCAGGACGAATCTGTGCAAAAATCTGTGGAACTCGGTGAGCAGCGGGGCAGTTTCCCGAACTTCCACAGGAGTGCTCTTGCAAGGGATTATCCGGCAATGCGCAATGCAACGGTGAATACCGTGGCCCCCACAGGCAGCCTGAGCATAATTGCAAATACCACTTCAGGAATTGAACCGATGTTCGCCCTGACCTACAGGCGCAATGTGATGGGAACACGGCTGACAGAGATCGATCCTGTTTTTGAGGAGATCGCAAGGAAACACGGATTCTACAGCAGCCAGCTGATGGAGGAAATCGCAGGTACTGGTTCCCTGCAAACCAGCCCGAACATACCGGAACAGACCAGACGAATCTTTGCCACCGCACTGGAAATCCAGCCCCGATGGCATGTGAGGATGCAGGCGGCTTTCCAGAAGCATGTGGATAATGCCGTTGCCAAGACCGTGAACCTGCCCCATGAGGCTACCGTAGAGGATTTCCGGGAGGTGTATATGCTGGCCTACCGGTTGAAGTGCAAGGGAATCGCTGCTTACCGTTATGGAAGCAAAGCTGAACAGGTGCTGGAGATCGGCAATGCCGGTGACAAAAAGGCTGGCAGCACCGGCACAGTAAAAGCCTGCACGAAAAACGGGTGTGAGTGAGGCAAATCGTGGTTAGCCGGTTTTGAGAAGTCGAATACTTCGTATATACAGATTTAATATCTGGTTTACAGAAAAATAAAAAAAGAGTGCAGCAAAGATTTGCTGCATTCAGGAATTCTTTTTCTTCATTGAATAAACCACACCGATACCCACGAGTGCAATCAGGCCGATTATGCAAATGGTTGACAGTGATGGCACACCAGTGGAATCATCCTCTGCACCAGTGGATGCTTCCTGCCGGGTGTCTGTGGACTCACCGGTATCTTCAGCAAGGAGTGAATAATATCAAACCTGGATTTTAAATAAGAATTCTAAAAAATGTAGGGAGATTTATCCCTACAAACATTGACTTTTTATCTTACATTCATTCACTCACTTAAGGGTATTCAATCAGGCTTTCAAACACTTCCTTATCTCCCGTATCGAACTCTACCTCCTTATCGAGATCCCATGCTTGCTCTCCATGTCCACCGGTCAGGTTCAGCACTATATGAGTTGGTGCTCCTTGCCATTCACTGAAACTGGCATTGAATGCATTTCCAACTTCAGTTAGGTTTTGGTAAGTTATGTTTCCGTCACCTTCGAATTCACCAATATCTTGAAGAGAGATTTTATCTGTTTCATCTGAACCATTCGTATCGTTGTAAAGCATTACAGTCGAAGCCGTAGTGTTGAGATCATATGGCGATCCAGTTGCATCAGAATATGAGATTGGTTCTCCAGATTCATTGAAGAACGTATAGTTAAATACAATACTGCCTTCTTCAATGCTTACGTTGGCATCTGAGATGTTTTGATCTTCTACAGTAGTCAAGAGGCTTTCAAACACTTCCTTATCTCCCGTATCGAACTCTACCTCAATGTTGGAAGAGTATGAATACTCATCATCCCCGCCGGCCAGATTCAGCACTATATGAGTTGGTGCTCCTTCCCATTCACTGAAACTGACATTGAATGCATTTCCAACTTCGGTTAGGTTTTGGTAAGTTACTTTTCCGTCATCTCCGAATTCACCAATATCTTGGAGAGAGATGTTATCTGTTTTAGCTGAATCATTAGTGTCGTTGTAAAGCATTACAGTCGAATCCGTAATGTTGAGATCATACGGCGATCCAGTTGCAGCAGAATACGAGATTGGTTCTCCAGACTCATTGAAGAACGTATAGTTAAATACAATACTGCCTTCTTCAATCTTTACATCGGCATCTGATATGCTTGCAGTCTCTTTTTCGAAGAGCTCCAGAATGCTTTCCCAGTCATCCTCATCACTGGACTCCAGGTTAACAGTTAGTTCTTCACCATCTATAGTGAAATTATATGGACTAAACTCAAAGTCACTATAATCTCCGTCAGCACCAATAATTTCAGATTCAGCATCCTCTACAGCTGCACTTACAAGAGTGCTAAGATCCCCGGTTTCTTCAAAATGACCCTTACTCTCATTCCATGTATAATCAGTCTCATTGTACTGGATGGTACTTACACCTGCTGCATTATTCAATGACTTGAAGTATCTGGCAAAGTCATCCCTGACTCCTCCAAGAATATCGAGGTCTGCGCCGGTTTCATTGTTTATAGAATCGCGGTAGTCCTTTAAATTCGACTGATTATAGGTGGCTGTAAGAGTATTGCTATCAAAAGAATATGCCAATGGTTCAGCTACTGGAGATTCTTCACCTACCATCCCAACAACGGCATAGTGAGCTTTAAGGTCCAAAGGATCATGAATTCTAACCGTAAGATTTTCTGTCGTTAGATTTTGTGTACCTTTTGATACATTAAAGACTACATCTGAAGAGCCTGTATCATTAGCAAATCCATTTAGGGCTATTACAGATGGATTACTGGTAGAAGCGATAGAGATGTTTACACTCAAATTTCCTTCAGCAGAGAACATACCTTCCAATTTCTCAGTTATAGTATCACCTTTTGCAAAGAGTATAACTTCTTCCCCAGGTATTTCCTCTTCATCAGTATCAATATGCGTTTCAGTGACAAATTTACCAATACCCACATCTACAGACGTATTAATTGCTTCCATATTGGTGAATTCCATATGATCAGATGGTTCAATAGAGAACTCAAGTCCATCATATGTTCCAGAAAGTTGGCCAGTAAAATTCTTATCAATTTTATCTTTCAAAAATCCATCAATGAAAGCTTCATACGCTGTACCACCATCTACTGCCCTATCTTCCAATATCATATCTTCCACAGTGAAATTCCTTGGTTGTTTAGGTTCATCGATACCTAACATGCTAAAATTGAATGTTGTCAATTCATCGTCTGAAGTATTCAAGAAAGTAATTTTTGAATTGTCTCCATCAATCTCTAACTTACTGAGATCAACAGGTTCATTTGCACTATTATTGATTTCACTTAGTTCAAACTGGATGGAACCTTGGCGAATATCAAATTCAAATGATTCAGGAGTATCAACAACCATTAATACTGAAGTTGCATCAATACTAGTTCCTTCTTCAGCTTTTGTGGCGTTTGCACTGAAACTGAATACATGGTTGCCTGTAACTTCGGTTAAGTTAGATAAACTCAACTCGATGGTTTCGGTTCCATTAGCAACGTTACTTATATTAAACACACCACTACCAAATGAAACATTGCCATCATCCACGTTTATTGAATAATTCTCAGCGCTGTGCACATATATATCGCCTGGAATAGAAATGTTTACATTACCGTTGCTTAAATTCTCACCCAAAGTATAAGTGATCTTCAAACTACTCAGTTCATCATTGCTAACTAATGTTTCATTCAATTCAAGATTGCCACGTGCAGTTCTAGAATCTACTGTTCCTTCACCGTCCACGTCACTTGCATTAATGGATCCAGCCACACTTATATTTACAGAAGTGCTTACAGTTACATTTGGTCTATCACTTTCTATATGTGCCCCATCAGCACCGTCAGTTACAGAAACGGAAGTCCCTGTTGAACCAGAAGATACCAAGTTAGATCTTACATTAATTGTAACACTTGGTACATTAGTATTGTTCAAATTGACAGTTGCACCTTCTGCATTCACATTGATATTGTTTGCACTTCCACCATTCTGATTCCATGTGTTCGTTGAAACAGCATCAATATCAATATCCCCGTCTACTGTTGCCTCATTATTTACAGTAGCATTTGGAGTATTTACAGTAAGATCACCTTCAATGGTAACATCATCATTAATATCCACGGTTGTAATATTTTTCATGTCTATATCGAGGTTACCTTCAAAAATTACATCTTCTATGGTGAGTGTACCATCAGATTCACCTGTAATACTACCATCAGCATATGTTCCTGATGCAATCGTTTCATCCCCTGATTCAACTTTGATGTTTAAATCGTCGGGAGTGTCATCTGGAGTTGAACTGTCACTACTACCACCACTACTACCAAGTCCTGGTTTTGCTTTTATTGTTTCTAAAGCTTCACTGGCCTTACCCTTGTCACTGGCATTCACCAGGCCTTCTACAGTGATTTCTACACCGTCATTATTTACATCGACTTCAACTTCACTGCTTACATGAGAGCCTTCAGCACCAGCTGTTATCGTAATTGACGGGATGCTGGCATTCTCTGAAGCTACTACAGTAGCCCTTTGTGTAACAGTAACTTCCTGGTTAATAGTTCCAGATATCAGATTGACAGTTGCATTTTCTGCATTGGCATTGATCTGGTTTGCATCACCATACTGGTTCCATGTATTAGGTGCAACTGCATCGATGTTTATTGTACCATCAACCTGTGCATGATTATCCACGGTTGCATGTGGTGTATTGACAGTAAGGTCTCCCTCAATGACAACATCAGAACCTAATGTAATGAGACCGTCAGTATCCCCGTTAATGTTCAAATCGCCGCCATAAGTACCACCTATATGAGAGCCTTCAGCACCAGCTGTTATCGTAATTGACGGGATGCTAGCATTCTCTGAAGCTACTATAGTAGCCCTTTGTGTAACAGTAACCTCCTGGTTAATAGTTCCAGATATCAGATTGACAGTTGCATTTTCTGCATTGACATTGATCTGGTTTGCATCACCATACTGGTTCCATGTATTAGGTGCAACTGCATCGATGTTTATTGTACCATCAACCTGTGCATGATTATCCACGGTTGCATGTGGTGTATTGACAGTAAGGTCTCCCTCAATGACAACATCAGAACCTAATGTAATGAGACCGTCAGTATCCCCATCAATGGTCACATCACCATATGTACCACCCGGCACTGTAAAATCACCTGAATCAACTGTCTCTGTCATGTCAGTTGCGGACTCAGGTTCAGTCTCCGGAATTATATCTTCATCATCTGTACCATTATCTAAACAACCTGTTGGCATCACTACGATTGCTGAGATTAGGAAAATCAAAACAACCAATAAAAATGGCCTAATATTCGTATCACGATTTGTTTGCATGAGTATCCCCCATTGAAATTCAAATTTGGATTAGAGAATGAACGTGTTGCAATTTATGGAACTCCATTTATATAAATTTAAGGGATTGGAAACAAGTGGTAGTATACACAAAAGAGCCGTTGTGCATAGCATGTCAACGATTAATTAAAAATCTAATTTAGTAAAAATGATACGTGACCTGAAATTAGCTAGCAAGCAAAGGATTGGTTGACCCAAAAACTCAAAAGGTAATTGAGTGGTAATTCATGTATATACCTCTGGTTTGAATCCATTATTGTATTTATATTATAATATTTGCAAAAAAACGTATTTTTATTATTGAATGTATACTATTTTTAAAATATTTTAGTAGTCCCGCCCGGATTCGAACCAGGGTCTTCGGCTCCAAAGGCCGAAAGGATTGACCACTACCCTACGGGACTGCTCACTGTGATAATCGCATAATCCTACTTAATTTTTATGTAAGAGGACCTGCTTATTTCCTGACACAAGGTTATAATTTCCGGCTATTCTGCCCGGCCGGTTGACAACAGATCATTGTGTGGGAGGGAATACATGACAGGAAGATTGCCCGACTCGGATAACCCGGTGTTTGCCCGCTGGATGAAAGGGGAAATGAGCAGGATCAACAGGGCGATAGTGGCACAGAGAAAGACACTGGCCCAGTTGCTTGAAGAAGAGGTGCCACAATCCAGAACCCGGGTGGAGAGAAGGTACGTATTCGACAAGCAGGTTATCAGGATGCTGGGAGATAAACTGCCTGCAGAATTGCGTGACAGACTGAAACTTCCCATCCTCTTTTTCTTTGATTTCCGTGTGGAAGACAGTTGTTTCCTTAATGACAGACATGCTCTTGAGGCACTGCAAATGCTCTCAGAATTGGGACATATGTACCGTATGCGTCAGGGCAAGGTATGGGTTGGCAAAAGTATGGCCTACTCGATCATGCGCAAATACCCGACTGCCATACAGATCACAATGGGCTGAAAAAATAAGTTCACGTCTGTATAATTACAGTCAAGATATCCTCATCCTCAAGCACATGGTCCAGCCCTGCACGCTGGCCCGGGTGTTTGGCCGATTCACCCCATACCTGGGCATACCTGAACTTATCCCGGAAATCGCGATGCAGGTGATCACATACATCTCCCACCGTGCTTCTTTTACGGATAATAAGCGGCTCCTCCATATCCGCAGCCTCGCCCTGGGGTTTGAGGTATATCCGTATGAAATCCAGGGAATTGAAGATCATGTCCTTTACCTCTTCCAGATGAGTGCCCTTATTGGCAGAGATCAGCAGGGAATCCGGGAACTTCTCCCTTACTTTAGGCAGGATGCTTTCGTCCGCCAGGTCCACCTTATTGATGACAGTCACATCGGGAATATAGACACGGTTGCCCATTACCACATCGATCAGCTGGTCCACATCTATATCATCCCTGATAAGCACATGGGCATTGTTTATCTTATAATCATCCAGGATTGCTTTGATAAGGTCCTCCGAAAGATCAAGGTCAAGGGTGCTGCTCACAGTGATCCCACCGCGATCTTTCCTCTTGATCACGACATCAGGCGGACGCTGGCCCAGCCGGATACCGGCATCATAAAGCTCCTTTTTCAGAACCTCGAAGTGTTCTGTCTGGAAAACGTCAAGCATGAAAACTACCAGGTCACTGTTACGCACAACTGCGATAACTTCCTTACCCCGGCCACGTCCGCTGGCCGCACCCCTGACAAGACCCGGTACATCCAGAATCTGTATGGCTGCACCTTTGTGTTCCATTACACCGGGAATAACATCCAGGGTTGTGAATTCATAAGCACCGATTTCGGAATTTGCCCCGGTAAGCCGGTTCAGAAGAGTGGATTTACCAACTGAAGGAAAACCTACCAGTGTAACCGTAGCATTTCCTGATTTACGTACTCCATAACCTTCACCGCCGGATTTGGCAGAAGCTTTCTTCTGGAGTTCCTCACGCAACCGGGCAATCTTGGCCTTCAGTTTACCTACATGATGAGATGTTGCTTTGTTATAAGGAGTGTCTCGAATCTCTTTTTCAATATTGGCAATATCGTCCTCGACGCTCATCGCCACCTAACACCACTTCAACGTTAAAAAGACTTTCCCGTTGCTGCAATCCCATAAATTTTTATTGATTTTACCAGTTGTATTCAACCGACAGGCTCCTACCGGGCAAAAACAAGTACATCCCGGGGATCGATTTCTACCAGGCATTGCGAACCTAGTCCGATATCCAGTTTCCCGAAGGTGCGGTTATCCATTTCCGACAGCAGCACTGATCCGCCACCCGGAATATCCACAGCCACAACCCTGCTTGCCCCCCTGTTGACAACACTGCGCACAATCGTGGAAAAAACATTGCAGCCGCTAATATCTTCCCCGCCAGGATGAAGATGGACATTCTCCGGCCTGACACCCCAGGAATACCTGCTACCCTCTTCAACATCCATTGTGGTGGTAATTGTGATAGAACCAGCATCCAGAACAAAGCCATTCTCAGCCTTACCTGCAGTATCGGCATCGAAAATATTCGATACACCCACAAGTTCTGCCACATGCCTGTTGCAAGGATTGTAGAAAACGTCCTCTGGCCTGCCCTCCTGCTGCACCGAGCCCTCATGCAATACCACTACTTTGTCGGCCAGCGTGAAGGCTTCAACCGGATTGTGAGTGATGAACAACACAGGGATATCCAGTGTCTCCTGGATACTGTGTATCCTCTCCCTCAGGCGCATCCGGACCACCATATCAAGTGCTGAAAAAGGTTCATCCAGAAGTAGTATGTCAGGATTGGGAGCCAGGGCACGGGCCAGGGCAACTCGCTGTTTCTGGCCTCCCGAAAGCCGGGAAGGATACTGGTCCTGCAGGCCCGTTATGTGCAGAAGATCCAGCATCTCATGCAACCTTTGCTTTTTTGCAGCATCCGATTTGCCTTTTAACCCGTAAGTGATGTTTTTGGCCACGCTCATATGCGGAAAAAGGGCATAATTCTGGAAAACATAACCTGGCCTGCGGTCCTGGGGAGATAGGTTCTTTTTTGACTCACTGTCAAAGTATACCTTCCCGTTAACTTCAATAAAACCCTCATCAGGTTTCCCCAGCCCTGCAATACATCTCAGGGTTGTGGTTTTCCCTGACCCCGAACGCCCAAAAAGGACAACCAGTTCGTTTGAAGCAGTAAAATTAACATCCAGATTAAAATCCGGTGCATCCTCCTGGCCTGAATATCGCTTTTTTATATCAACCCGAATATTACCAGTCATGTCTCACACCTTCCACCGGTTAACAAGTTTTGCCGTTGCAGCCATGGAAACAAGCGACATTATTACAAGGATTACAACAAGAATATTGGCAAGACTGTCATTGCCTGACTGGAAGGCAGTGTAAATAGAAAGTGACATGGTATTTGTTTTTCCCGGAATGTTACCCGCCACCATAAGGGTTGCACCGAATTCCCCCACAGCCCTTGCAAAACTCAACACCAGCCCTGCTATAATTCCTTTCTTTGCAAGGGGCAGGGTCACAAAAAGGGCAGTTTCCAGCTCGCTGTGACCCAGCGTATAAGCCACATATTCCAGTTCCCGATCCACACTTCCTATCGCGGCGGATGTAGTTTTAACCATCAATGGCAGGGATACCACAAAAGCAGCGATAACGGCTGCCTGCCATGTGAAAAGAATACCAATCCCCGTCATTTCAAAAAGCGGTTGACCCAGCACACCATTCTTCCCGAGTAATATGACAAGCAAGTAACCGGTTACCGTTGGGGGCAACACAAGGGGCAGGGTTACCAGAATATCCACAAGGTTTTTGCCCGTAAAATCGCGGCGTGCCAGCAGGTATGAAATGAGCAGGCCCACCAGGACCACAAGTATCGTTGAGATAGTGGCTATCTTCAGGGTTATATACAGAGGATAAATGGCCTGCTCAAGCACAAAACTCACTCTACCTTAAATCCATATTCTTCCAGAGTACGCTTACCCTCTGGCCCTGTTACAAAATCAATGAATTTCCGGGATGCTTTCTTGTCCTCAGAATCTGTCAGGATTGCCACCGGATAACTTATATCGGCATTTACCGGCACCTCTCCTACAATCCTTATTTTGTTGCTCTCAGAAGTTTGTGCATCGGTCATGTATACAAATCCTGCATCCACTTCCCCGCGTTCCACATAAACAAGGACCTGTTTCACATTTTCCGCAAATATCGTCTTGCCTTCAATCGCCTTCCAGAGCCCTGCCTCTTCAAGCCCCTGTTTTGCATAAAGTCCTACGGGCGCAGTTTCGGGATTACCCAGGGCGATCTTTGTGATTCCCTCAGAGTCCAGATCCTCAATATTCTCGATCTGGTTTATACCTGCGGGCACTATCATAACAAGACAATTACGGGCAAAATCCCGTCTTGAATCGGTATCTATCATACCCTTCGTATCCAGAATATCCATGTGTTTCCGGGAGGCTGAAGCAAAAACATCAATAGGTGCACCCCCCTCAATCTGCATCCTCAGGGAACCTGAACTTGCAAGATTGAGATTGACATCAATATCAGGATTAGCAGCCTCGAACTGTTTTACGATCTCACGGTAGCTTTGCGTCAAACTGGCAGCAGCAGATACCGTGATTTCGTCACGGTCAGCCTCCTGTACAGATGATGCAGTGGAATTGGCCAGATAGGCACCGACCACAGCTAAGAATGCTATTGTTGCTACCAGAAGAATAATTTGATTATTTCTTTTCATTCAACAACCTTCTGCTTCAAACGATATGTTCAGACGAGCATAACGGTGAAATGGTATATATTTACCTAAATAGGTTTCTAAAAAAGGCTAATAAAGAAGGAGATCAATTCTCAAAAAAAGTGACTTCAACCTCATTTCCTGCTTTAACAAAAGTAATTTCCGGTTCTATTACAATGAAACCATCGGCCTTTGCCAGTGTGGTTATTGAGGCAGAGGTTTTATCCACCGAATAAGCACACTCATCAATTACTTCCACACAGTGATATTCCAGCCTGTTATCTGAATAAACATCATCCATAAGGGTTGCTTTCATCCTTTGCCTGGCAGGAGCAGTGATTCCCAGCCCCTTTCTTACAAGAGAGGATACAATCTCACTGAATACCATCAGGGATGCTGTAGGATTACCGGGCAATCCGATTACAGGAATATTGCTTATAGATGCGATAATTACCGGTTTGCCGGGTTTGAACTTTAAGCCATGCATCCGGATTTGGCCTTCTTCTTCCATTAGCCGATACATGAAATCATCCGAACCTGCCGATGTGCTGCCGGTTGTCAATACGATATCACATTCAGAAACTGCCTCTAAAAGAAGAGAACGGGCTTTTTCAGGCTCATCCCTGACTATACCGTAGGCTACAGGAATTGCCGAAAGACGCCTGATAGCAGCTGAGAGGGTATAGGAATTGGCATCATATATCCTGCCCGGACCGAGAGGATTGCCAGGTTCGGTCAATTCATTCCCGGTAGATATAATTCCCACTTTAAGATTTTTGACAATTGTATCATTGATGCCCAGCGCTGCAAGGATACCAATCTTTGCAGGAGATACCATTTGCCCTGCTTCAAGAACAGTCTCACCTCTGGAAATATCAGTGCCGGCGGGAAGGATGTGCTGGCCTTGCCGGACATTACTGTGAATACACACGTTGTCGTCTGCAAGAGTGGTGTCTTCCACCATGACAACAGAATCACTTTCCTGTGGAATAGGGGCGCCGGTGGAAATTTCCACAGCTTCACCTTTTCCAAGGGATAAAGTATCCTCTCTACCCGCAGGGACATAACTTTTCAGCAAAAGACATGTACCCGGCGTAGGTGCATCTCTGGCACGGATAGCATAACCATCCTTGAGTGCCTTGGAAAAGGGTGGAACATTGATGGCAGATACTATTTTTTCTGCAAGTATACGACCATCGGCATGATCAAGTGAAACATGTTCCACTCCGCAACTTACGAGCAGAGAGTCCAGAATTTGCCTGGCCTCATCCAGCGAGGTTAGATCTTTGAGTATTTTGCGCATCTTAATTTCTGCAACCTTCAATACTTATTCATATATCGGAGTACCGGTAGTACCTGTTATATCCTCGAAAGCCTTTACCATTTCCCCGGTAATGGGCCCGGGTTTTCCGTCTCCGATAAGCCTTCCATCAACCTTTGTAATGGGGGCGGCTTCTGCAGCAGTGCCGGTTACAAAAACCTCGTCTGCTGTGAATAAGTCAAAAAGGCCCACATTTTCCTCAAATAACTCATAACCCCTTTCCACAAGTAACTCAATAGCTGTTGCACGGGTAATACCTTTCAGATTGGAAATTGTTGGCGGAGTATAAACTTTGCCATTCTTTATTATGAATATATTATCCCCTGAACCTTCGCAGATATAGCCATTGCTGTCCAGGAATATCGCTTCGTCGCCACCCTTGGCATTGGCTTCGATCTTGGCCAGAATATTATTCAGATAGTTCAGGGATTTGATATTCGGGGAGAGGGCATCGGGAGCATTGCGCCGGGTTGCGACCATGACCGCTTTTAAACCAACCTCATAGAGGTCCCCATACATTGCCCCCCATTCCTGGGTAATGATGAATATATTGGGAGTTTTGCATTTGCGAGGATCAAGACCGAGGTCCCCTACACCACGGGATACGA is a window of Methanohalophilus mahii DSM 5219 DNA encoding:
- the modB gene encoding molybdate ABC transporter permease subunit; amino-acid sequence: MLEQAIYPLYITLKIATISTILVVLVGLLISYLLARRDFTGKNLVDILVTLPLVLPPTVTGYLLVILLGKNGVLGQPLFEMTGIGILFTWQAAVIAAFVVSLPLMVKTTSAAIGSVDRELEYVAYTLGHSELETALFVTLPLAKKGIIAGLVLSFARAVGEFGATLMVAGNIPGKTNTMSLSIYTAFQSGNDSLANILVVILVIMSLVSMAATAKLVNRWKV
- the ilvE gene encoding branched-chain-amino-acid transaminase, which codes for MSEILVYYNGDYVPKSEATTSVYDHGFLYGDGVFEGIRAYNGRVFKLKEHVDRLFDSAKAIAMEIPISREEMSQAILETLRKNDLSDAYIRPIVSRGVGDLGLDPRKCKTPNIFIITQEWGAMYGDLYEVGLKAVMVATRRNAPDALSPNIKSLNYLNNILAKIEANAKGGDEAIFLDSNGYICEGSGDNIFIIKNGKVYTPPTISNLKGITRATAIELLVERGYELFEENVGLFDLFTADEVFVTGTAAEAAPITKVDGRLIGDGKPGPITGEMVKAFEDITGTTGTPIYE
- the modA gene encoding molybdate ABC transporter substrate-binding protein encodes the protein MKRNNQIILLVATIAFLAVVGAYLANSTASSVQEADRDEITVSAAASLTQSYREIVKQFEAANPDIDVNLNLASSGSLRMQIEGGAPIDVFASASRKHMDILDTKGMIDTDSRRDFARNCLVMIVPAGINQIENIEDLDSEGITKIALGNPETAPVGLYAKQGLEEAGLWKAIEGKTIFAENVKQVLVYVERGEVDAGFVYMTDAQTSESNKIRIVGEVPVNADISYPVAILTDSEDKKASRKFIDFVTGPEGKRTLEEYGFKVE
- a CDS encoding ABC transporter ATP-binding protein, with product MTGNIRVDIKKRYSGQEDAPDFNLDVNFTASNELVVLFGRSGSGKTTTLRCIAGLGKPDEGFIEVNGKVYFDSESKKNLSPQDRRPGYVFQNYALFPHMSVAKNITYGLKGKSDAAKKQRLHEMLDLLHITGLQDQYPSRLSGGQKQRVALARALAPNPDILLLDEPFSALDMVVRMRLRERIHSIQETLDIPVLFITHNPVEAFTLADKVVVLHEGSVQQEGRPEDVFYNPCNRHVAELVGVSNIFDADTAGKAENGFVLDAGSITITTTMDVEEGSRYSWGVRPENVHLHPGGEDISGCNVFSTIVRSVVNRGASRVVAVDIPGGGSVLLSEMDNRTFGKLDIGLGSQCLVEIDPRDVLVFAR
- a CDS encoding molybdopterin molybdotransferase MoeA, with translation MRKILKDLTSLDEARQILDSLLVSCGVEHVSLDHADGRILAEKIVSAINVPPFSKALKDGYAIRARDAPTPGTCLLLKSYVPAGREDTLSLGKGEAVEISTGAPIPQESDSVVMVEDTTLADDNVCIHSNVRQGQHILPAGTDISRGETVLEAGQMVSPAKIGILAALGINDTIVKNLKVGIISTGNELTEPGNPLGPGRIYDANSYTLSAAIRRLSAIPVAYGIVRDEPEKARSLLLEAVSECDIVLTTGSTSAGSDDFMYRLMEEEGQIRMHGLKFKPGKPVIIASISNIPVIGLPGNPTASLMVFSEIVSSLVRKGLGITAPARQRMKATLMDDVYSDNRLEYHCVEVIDECAYSVDKTSASITTLAKADGFIVIEPEITFVKAGNEVEVTFFEN